From the Oncorhynchus keta strain PuntledgeMale-10-30-2019 chromosome 13, Oket_V2, whole genome shotgun sequence genome, the window ACTGGACATAGTTGAAATGCATTCAATTGATGAAATGTGATTATTCTTTTAGTCACATAAGCTTGTGTATCCAaatgatttatttttttttttttttgcaataggAGAGTATCTGTAGAGAATCGTATTGACATCAAAATGTAAATTATGCCTTTGGAAAGTGTATTTTAGTCACGCAACGCAAAGTTCTCCGAGACCCTCCATGTTTTCTCTTTAATGAAAATCCATATTTACCTTCCATAATTGCGTTGGCCAATTACCCGTAAACATCACTCATCGCTTTGTAGTTGGCCTGCCTATATTTCATAATGATTCGTGGTTCAATTTTATTTTGTAGCTAGAGAGGAGATGCAAGCAGGAATCTTTCGATTTCATTATGGGAGAAACATACAGCTAATAACATTCTAAAACATTAATTTAGAAGAGCTTTGATGAGGAACACAGGGTATCCACTGAAACGCAttgaaatgttgttttttttcactctggactgtttgttgttttattaatGCATAACTTTAACATGATTAGAAAATATCCACTGATTAAAGATTTCTTCTAAAGATTTCAGCATTATATGTATCCAAAACAAGTCTGACTAACCTTTTCTGAGTAAAGTTTTTAAGCAACTATTTTGATGATCAATTATTAATTTGACATATTCTTTTAAATCAGTCACCTAGCTTCTTCATGGAACTTTTAACGACCACGTTTTTTAAAAGCCTACTTTATACTCACTCTCCTTTCATTCTGCCTTTTCCCTGTCCTTAAGGGCCGTTATCTGTCTCGTCATCATCACTCCTCATTTTCccattctctctgtcttctctctgtcgcTCATTTACTGTCTGTCACCCTGGGCAAAACCTTCATTTTACCCACACTCTCACCTTTGTTCAGACAGTTCACCTGTATGGACCTTCATTCAACCGGGTTTCGCCTCATAGGTCTTGCCTCTGACTATGTGATAATcaacctctctgtcactcttccTGGTTCATAACTGAACCGCGCCTGTTAGATAGGAGAATAATGAAAGTTAACAGAAGGTCTCTCCGTCATTTTTAAAATTTGTATCGTAATTATTTGTGATAGAGTAGGCAATATTACAAATGAAACACGAGAGCTTTTGTGTTGGGTATGTGGTAAGTACGTGTGATTATAATGAAAAAAAAAACCGCCAGGTctgatttatttaaaaaaaggGGTTTATTTTTTTTTCCCCACCCCCACTAAAAATACAAAAGAGAGCATgttagataatgtcatgtttttttttaggAATACATGGAttaaaacacatacatacataaaacatttggtaaaaatacatttaaagacAAACAAAGGAAGTGTTAGGCTTTTTCGCCAAGTATCACTGTTCCATTTTAATTTCTGTCTGAAAGAGGAACCACCAGTAACTAGCTCTAGATAGTGCCCATCAGTGAACCTCAGTGGTTTAAAGTCATTTTATACAATAACTGTAATAGTAGACATCTGAAAAAGGACACTGTCCTCTTTTGGCATATTGCAACGTTTACAGTGGTGTACAACAACCCCAGTGTCCAATGCATTTTGGAACCGAATCATATGATCAGTATGGACCGATTGTCTTTCTCCCTTTTTCTCATGAGCCTGGTTCTGCCCGCGAGGTACACACTCTCCACCAAAGTTTGTAAAAAGTGGGAGTGCCAGTGGTAactaaccctggtcctggagagccaCAGGGTGTGCAGGCATCTGCTCTGGCCCAGCACTTACACACCTGAGCCCACTAATCAAGCTCTCATTGATTCGAGCTGGTCAGTAGAATCGGATGTGTTGTtggtgctgggctggaacaaatcCCCACACCAATTTGTGAGGGTGACCAACTGCTCTATGTCCTTTGACCTTTGACACAGGGTCACCGTGGGGGTCGCGTAGGGGTCAGGGATCATAGGTCGTCATCGTCCGAGCTGAAGCTGCTCCTGTGACTGGAGTCCTTGGAGGCTTCGGGTGAGCCGGCGGAGAGAAGCGGGTCGGTGCCGAACGGCGAGAGCGGGTTGTCCATGAGGATCTCGTCCAGCCGTTGCTCCTCTTTGAGCGTGGCGCTGAAGAAGTCTGTGAAGTGAGAAAGCGGGTCGGAGAAAGTGGTGGAGCCGTCAACCACCCCCTGACCCTGGTCTGTAACCCCAGTGACGCCCCCAGTGGTCATAGCTGGCATGGAGGTCCTCTGGAGGTACTCCCCGTTCAGCTCTTCCTGGTACAGGGGTGGCTGAGGACCCTGCTGTGACTGGGGAGCCAagggctgctgctgctgttgtttgaggagatgggaggagagctCTACAGTACCCAGGGCAGTGGCCATGCTGGGGAGGCCGTGAGCACGGGCCTGGATCTCCAACTCCTGAAACGCACAGAAAAGGACCAAGGATCAGGACAGTGTTCTTCTCAAATACATAGGAATGGGAACAGTGTTCGAATAAGAAGATTATTAATGAAGGAGATTACTTTTCTTAGAATGAGCTCTGTACGAGTTGGcaacccttacacacacacacaaacacacatgggtgcacacacattacacacacacatacccccccccacttccctgcctcccctacacacacatacctcatAGTCTGGTAGATGATTATGAATTGACTTTAAATAGCACTCTAATGTAGTGGAGGCCGATCCATTTaatctacccctcctctctagaCCCCCCTCTCAGGAAGCAGCCAGGGCCCTCGGGATATGTGTTATAAACATGACGGGGAGGAACCAATGACAAAACCTCATCAATCAGCTACCAGCAGGTCAGCAATGTGGTTCACGCCTCCCCATCGACGCTCTACGAGCAGTAACACTATGGGTCTGTTGTCAATCTACCTTGATAACGGTTAGGCTAGCGTGTCGTTTAGCTAAACAAACTCGGGGGATAAAAAGAGTGTAGAGGAATGGAATGCAAGGGAGAAGCATTGCTGTTCCCACGTTACGTGATGCAAAGTTCTAACCGTCTGTTTCTCTCAGTTACAACATCTTTCTGTAGGATTCCAACAGTACATTTAAGTAAGACTAGCGTGATGTTTATGTGGGTGATGCTTGGTGTTGATGTCGTCTTTCTCCCTACAGTGTGTTACTAAACTGTCATCGGCGCTTCTTTAGGCTAACGCTGTGAGGCTACCGTTCCGTTAAATGCCTGTGTTTAGCTCTCTCTCCACGTGAAATGTCTCTTTTCGTCTCGTTTGTGTTCTATGTGTTTTGTTGGTCTCGGCGTCCTTTAGGATGACACTGTTTACATTGAGAAGTTTAGCTTGACTGTGAGTTCAGCGTAAGAGTGAGAGCTGTGAATGCGCTGATTCATTTGGTTGGTTAATTGCGACGGCTCAGTGGCTGAAGGACATGTGGTAACGTCTCCATTGTCTGCCTGGCTCTGCTCTGCTGCCATGTCAATACCCAGTCGCCCAGGTTTAACGCTTCGTTTTAGGGCGAGGGGGaagtgggaggagagaggcatGGCTCTGGGTATTATTAGGACTCACAACCTAATTCTGACCTGATTCCTACTTCTGGATGGATGGAGCCGAAGTCTATCACTCTATTTATTAATCAGgtaatctatgcagcctactcaatcactttttatagctactgtttacaggcatcctgggccatatacagcgttcctcattgagttccctgaattcctatcggaccttgtagtcatagcagataatattcacatttttggtgactttaatattcacatggtgacttcaatatccacagacccactccaaaaggctttcggagccatcatcgactcagtgggttttgtccaacatgtctctggacctactcactgtcacagtcatactctggacctagttgtgtcccatggaataaatgttgtggatcttaatgtttttcctcataattctGGACTATTGGAcaaccattttattatgtttgcaattgcaacaaataatctgctcagaccccaaccaaggagcatcaaaagtcatgctataaattcacagacaacacaaagattccttgatgcccttccagactccctctgcctacccaaggacgtcagaggacaaaaatcagttaccCACCTAACTGAGTTTAACCTAActtaatttaaccttgcgcaataccctagatgcagttgcacccctaaaaactaaaaacatttctcataagaaactagctccctggtatacagaaaatacccgagctctgaagcaagcttccagaaaattggaacggaaatggcgtcacaccaaactggaagtcttctgactagcgTATCggagagccctcactgctgctcaaccatcctatttttccaacttaattgaggaaaataagaacaatccaaaatttatttttgatactgtcgcaaagctaactaaaaagcagcattccccaagtgaggatggctttcacttcagcagtaataaattcatgaacttctttgaggaaaagatcatgattattagaaagcaaattacggactcctctttaaatctgcgtattccttcaaagctcagttgtcatGAGTCtccacaactctgccaggacctaggatcaagagagacactcaagtgttttagtactatatctcttgacacaatgatgaaaataagcacggcctctaaaccttcaagctgcatactggaccctatattccaactaaactactgaaagagctgcttcctgtgcttagcccttctatgttgaacataataaacagctctctatccaccggatgtgtaccaaactcactaaaagtggcagtaataaagcctctcttgaaaaagccaaaccttgacccagaaaatattaaaaactatcggcctatatcgaatcttccattcctctcaaaaaatgtagaaaaagctgttgcgcagcaactcactgccttcctgaagacaaacaatgtatatgaaatgcttcagtctggttttagactccatcatagcactgagactgcacttgtgaaggtggtaaattaccttttaatggcatcagaccgaggctctgcatctgtcctcgtgctcctagagctttgtgctgcttttgataccatcgatcaccacattcttttggagagattgaaaacccaaattggtctacgcggacaagttctggcctggtttagatcttatctgtcggaaagatatcagtttgtctctgtgaatggtttgtcctctgacaaatcaactgtaaatttcggtgttcctcaaggttccgttttaggaccactattgttttcactatatattttacctcttggtgatgtcattcaaaaacataatgttaactttcactgctatgcggatgacacacagctgtacatttcaatgaaacaaggtgaagccccaaaattgccctcgctagaagcctgtgtttcagacataaggaagtggatggctgcaaacttctacttttaaactcagacaaaacagagatgcttgttctaggtcccaagaaacaaagagatcttctattgaatctgacaattaatcatAATGGTTGTACAgccgtctcaaataaaactgtgaaggacctcgacgttactctggaccctgatctctcttttgatgaacatatcaagactgtttcaaggacagctttttttcatctacgtaacattgcaaaaatcagaaactttctgtccaaaaatgatgcagaaaaattactCCATgattttgttacttctaggttagactactgcaatgctctactgtccggctacccggataaagaactaaataaacttcagttagtgctaaatacggctgctagaatcctgactagaaccaacaaatttgatcatattactccagtgctagcctccctacactggcttcctgttaaggcaagggctgatttcaaggttgtgctgctaacctacaaagcattacatgggcttgctcctacctatctctctgatttggtcctgccgtacatacctacacgtacgctacggtcacaagacgcaagcctcctaattgtccctataatttctaagcaaacagctggactcagagctttctcctatagagctccatttttatggaatggtctgcctacccatgtgagagatgcacttggtctcaacctttaagtctttactgaagactcatcttttCAGTGGGTcacatgattgagtgtagtctggcccaggagtgtgaaggtgaatgtaaaggctctggagcaacgaaccacccttactgtctctgcctggccggttcccctctttctactgggattctctgcctctaaccctactacaggggctaagtcactggcttactggtgctctttcatgccgtcccaaggaggggtgcgtcactcgagtgggttgagtcactgatgtgatcttcctgtctgggttggcgcccccccttgggttgtgccgtgccggagatctttgtgggctatactcggccttgtctcaggatggtaagttggtggttgaagatatccctccagtGGTTTGGGGGCTGTGATTTGGCAAAGTGTGTGGAGTTATATCTttactgtttggccctgtccaggggtatgaTCGGATGgcgccacagtgtctcctgacccctcctgcctcagcctccagtatttatgctgtagtagtttatgtgtcagggggctagggtcagtttgttatatctggagtacttctcctgtcttatccggtgtcctgtgtgaatttaagtatgctctctctttctctctttctttctctcgttcagaggcatgatgactccttgctgtccccagtccacctggccgtgctgctgctccagtttcaactgttctgcctgcggctatggaatcctgacctgttcaccggacgtgctacctgtcccagacctgctgttttcaacgctatagagacagcaggagtggtagagatactcttaatgatcggctatgaaaagccaactgacatttactcctgaggtgttgacttgctgcaccctcgacaactactgtgattattattatttgaccatgctggtcatttatgaacatttgaacatcttggccatgttctgtcataatctccacccggcacagcgagaagcctggttcctctctaggtttcttcctaggttttggcctttctagggagttttttctcgccaccatgcttctacacctgcattgcttgctgtttggggttttaggctgggtttctgtacagcactttgagatatcagctatataaataaatttgactTGATTTCGGTAATTATTGTGGTTTGGAGAGGAGACGTGGAAGAGAACAGTGGTGATGAGGAACTGCTTGACAAACATCAATAGAAGCAAGTCCGGTCTCTGTCAGGGAAGGGGGTGAGGGGGGTCTCTATTGAGCATCAGGGCCGTGATGGTGCACATGGTGTTAAGGATGGGGAAGTCGCTGGGTTGGGGATCTGTAGTGGTAGGGGGCTCGGGTTTTGAgggtgtctgtctttctctctcccgtaGTCTATACCTGGATCCTGAGCAGTAGCCTCCTGTTGGCCTGCTCCATCTTCTTCTGCCTGTTCTCCAGCTCTCTGGCGTGTTGCTGCTCCTTCTGCAGCCACTTGATGTACTCCACCGACGCCTTGAGAATGGTGCCTTTGTTCCAGCGCATATCACTACGGCAGAGGGACGTAAAAGATAACCTTTTATTCACCGCCTCAGCGGAATGCTCTGTACAAAAACTTACACAGAGACCCATTTTTTTTATATATGAATAAGAAATAGTGATTTACATGGCCAATTATTCATTCTCGGACATTACATCCAGCCTTTGAATGGGAATTTTAATAGAATAGTTAAGTATAAGTGCGTCGGCAGAAAGTCCATTCTGGAACCGCTTATATGGTAAAATTAATCCTCAAGTAAAAATAGGTGTTGGAAGAGGGGGGGGAATGTGACTTTAGAAGAATCCAAGAGTGCAGGCCCCGTTCCCTGATACCATTACTTTTTAAAAAGGAGGAAGCAGTTGTAAAATGCACCTTTCTTTGGAACAAGACGTTGGTCTGCTCCACAGCTAATAATCTTCTTTATCTTGTCTTAATGGCACGGCGACAGCGGTAACCTTCCATTTAAATTCTATCGTAAGTTAAATTGCTGTTGGGCCAGTCGGATTCCAATTCCGGCTTCCGTTTTCCATCTtagtgggccaattgtgctcaaACTTTGATTCAAATGGGTGGTGGCCTTCTTTGCGTTTGACCCCAATCTTCATCATTGAGCTCTAAGCTGTAGTCTACTGTTGAGTGCCCATGGAGGACACAGACTCACTACTTTGCAGAGCGTGAAGACTACAATAGCTACTCAAGTACACCCTTGAAATAGAAGCGAAATGTGCTCTTGACTATTAATTTGAATTCAATTAACAACATTTAGCGGCCTGTGCTTAGTATTTGATATGCTTAACACCAGCCAGACATTTGAGCTTCTTTTCATGGCAATAGACTTGATCATGGGGAGTTTCTTTAAGTCAGGTAAGCTAATGTTTGGAACATAATAAAGACTGAGAAAAATCTAACAAGCGCTAGATCACTTACGGGTCATTCGACTTTGGTATCATTGTTCCAAGTTCTTTGATTCTGTAGTTGATATTGTATCTTCGTCTTCTTTCAActggtcagggagagagagagagagtgagaggacatTGAGTTACTTTAGTGGCCCCACGCAACATTTCCGAACGGTACTCTGTATTGAGTAGGGCGACTCTTACTCAAGTTGTGATTGTCTTTCTTCTGTCGTTCTTTGGCCATCACTCTCGTTTCATGTTCTGTGAAACACAAAGAAGAACACAGCCTGATAAGAAACGCACACAGAGTATGAAAGAAGCTCCACTCAGTCGATACACAGTTCTGGCCTGCATATTTCTGGGGTGGCAGACAGAGTGGAGATCATCTTTGCCACCACAGACAGAAAGCCTGAACCTTCCACTGAGTCTGAACCTtccacacactcacgcacacagtGAAAGGGCTCTATTTACCCCACTCGCCCCCAGCCCGCCTGGCATCTCTTTGGTTCATTGTGAAAAATCTGTGTCCTCTTTTTAAGCCACTCAGGCTGGCAATTAAGTCTGCTTAACAAATTTGCTGATCTACCCATGAGGGGAAAGGCATGCTATATCATTCATATTCACATTCACATTTCTCCCAAATGATATAATTAGAACCTGTGATTGGATTTCTCAATTCGTCTCTGTTGATTCAATAAGGTCATTTAGACCTCTGGTAACTGCCCGTTGTTCCCGACCGCACACTTATATGAAAAATATACTAATTCACTTATTTTCTCGTCGGAGTGAAGCGTTCTTGAGGCATCCTTTCTATTTCCTAAATCAATTAGCTTTACTCGATGCATGGCATTTATAAAACATTTCTCAGAGGTCCTTTGTGTCGCGGACTATGGACAGAGGCCATTGATAATTAGGGATGTGAGTGACACGACTGTAGTCCAAACACTACACATTCAAGGGAAAAATCTACGTGTTACATGTAAacatattttgtcttgttttccttcAGCTTCCTTCTTCATTGGACTTGATACGGCTAGACAGTGAACTCGTGCTACTACACATGCACCCTATAGAAGCGATCCGTAATTTATCCAAAACAAATCCACGTTGAACCTGCACGGTCTTCCATTATAATAAACTGACCGACAAGTTGTAGATGCTGTATAGAATACACAATGGCAATCGGCTGAGAGCAGACAAACTTCATCTAAGGATATTCATGAGTTTACTTAGTAATGAGTTGAATAGTTTGTGTAGGATTAACGCTGTACACATCAGCatgcacaagcattttgctacactcgcattaacatctgcaaaccatgtgtatgtgacaaataaaattggatttgatttgatcggGGTTGAAGAAGAGGGCCTACACAGCATTTTGTCATAATTCTACTCAGCTAAAGAAGAAAAATGACTAAATGGATTACTCTTTCTTGTTTCCTGTTGTCGGGCACCTTAAAAAAATGCTAAACTTattcattcatttaaaaaaaacaaaatggaTGCCAGTAACTGACATGATCTAGACTTGTCAGGAATGTGTCACCTATTGTTGTGCTTTTATGCTACAGTATGTGGTTGAGTTTCACCCTTCTATCCTCTTTCGATGTGATCATGCATTGATTGTTTTGATCATCCATAGTGCTATGATGTGTGTTCGTACCTGTGACTTCCCTTTTTACAGTAGTGAGCTTAGTGGGGCGTGAGGTGGGTGTCATTCGGCCATGAGGGGCTGTAGTCATACCTGGTTCACACCCATAGATGTCCAGCATGCTGCTGCTCAGCACCTggagagaagaaaaggagaggaggaagatgtcAGGGAATGGTTGAACACAGacgcacagacacagagagataacgTCTCATTCAGACTCGGGGACCTCAGGTTCACTAAGTCATTGCAACTTTTGGAAGCAAATTGACTTTGGCTCAGTTGAAAGCATTGAAATGGTGGCAGGAATTTGTAAGGCTTTCAGATGAGGGCAATCAAAGCACTGTTGGCAGTCCTGTCACTTCTCAGCCCTCAGGGCATTGCTTTGTGTGATACAGCAGGAGAGGCTAGGGGCCTCCATGTCTCCCCACCAGGGGCCCTGCCTGACCACAGCCCTGTTTGCGTCCCCTAAGGCCCTCTCAGGTCCTTCTCTGGGGGTACGACCTCGCTCCGTGCCCCCGTTTACTAGCCTAATAGTACCAATATCAGTGGCCACTATGGCTACTCAGCTTGAAAGGGCCCCAGAACACAGAGGCGTCTGTGTGTTCAAAATAGCACCCCACTGGATGAAAGCCGGGTCATAACCCGCCCAAACAGACACCAAACTGTTTTTCTACGCTGCTTGTCCACTGTGAGAAAATAGGCATATATTTTCCAAACAAGCGGGATAACTAGGGTCTCTTTTAGGAACTCTGTTGGAATGCAGAGTGATGCATGTCTCATCTTAGGGAGCTGTGCATTTTTGGGAATCCTACAAAAGCCGGCATAGATGCCACGAGCTGTGTAAAGACAATTTGTCACTGTGTATGTGTGAAATTCAGTTCCTAGAATAGTGTAGAGAGGGATAAGAATAGAGGTCAAGTTATGGGAGGGCAGGAAGGAGGGAGTGGGAGAAAAATAAGGAACTGTAGACATTTCAATATTTGCAGTTGGTTTGCTTTGCCTGTAGATGggtttctctctgtcattatctctaacagagggggggggggatactTATCAAAATGAAAGATTGCAACAGTCCCCCCGACTGCTCACATCGTAATCACTTCAATCCTCTCCCATCTGTGTTCCTGGGATATGTTGACATGACAAAACGACGTGATGCATCGTACTGTATGACTAATT encodes:
- the LOC118392309 gene encoding transcription factor EC-like isoform X3; the encoded protein is MSRSCVVKVITLTEIQILPVCMEQVQSHLEGSKFHLHQAQSQQVKQYLTLGSKLAGGQGGHPHPTAQGGQLLGTVPVMRNAHMAPLSDGSTPSSPVTLLTLASNHDSEFPMDEVIDDLISLESGFNDGGLDCMDPSIIMQNNVLSSSMLDIYGCEPEHETRVMAKERQKKDNHNLIERRRRYNINYRIKELGTMIPKSNDPDMRWNKGTILKASVEYIKWLQKEQQHARELENRQKKMEQANRRLLLRIQELEIQARAHGLPSMATALGTVELSSHLLKQQQQQPLAPQSQQGPQPPLYQEELNGEYLQRTSMPAMTTGGVTGVTDQGQGVVDGSTTFSDPLSHFTDFFSATLKEEQRLDEILMDNPLSPFGTDPLLSAGSPEASKDSSHRSSFSSDDDDL
- the LOC118392309 gene encoding transcription factor EC-like isoform X1, whose amino-acid sequence is MGQLEIEFQYSNNVADVGETDSKVCMEQVQSHLEGSKFHLHQAQSQQVKQYLTLGSKLAGGQGGHPHPTAQGGQLLGTVPVMRNAHMAPLSDGSTPSSPVTLLTLASNHDSEFPMDEVIDDLISLESGFNDGGLDCMDPSIIMQNNVLSSSMLDIYGCEPEHETRVMAKERQKKDNHNLIERRRRYNINYRIKELGTMIPKSNDPDMRWNKGTILKASVEYIKWLQKEQQHARELENRQKKMEQANRRLLLRIQELEIQARAHGLPSMATALGTVELSSHLLKQQQQQPLAPQSQQGPQPPLYQEELNGEYLQRTSMPAMTTGGVTGVTDQGQGVVDGSTTFSDPLSHFTDFFSATLKEEQRLDEILMDNPLSPFGTDPLLSAGSPEASKDSSHRSSFSSDDDDL
- the LOC118392309 gene encoding transcription factor EC-like isoform X2 yields the protein MRMPHLSDCSYYKMRDGARVSNVCMEQVQSHLEGSKFHLHQAQSQQVKQYLTLGSKLAGGQGGHPHPTAQGGQLLGTVPVMRNAHMAPLSDGSTPSSPVTLLTLASNHDSEFPMDEVIDDLISLESGFNDGGLDCMDPSIIMQNNVLSSSMLDIYGCEPEHETRVMAKERQKKDNHNLIERRRRYNINYRIKELGTMIPKSNDPDMRWNKGTILKASVEYIKWLQKEQQHARELENRQKKMEQANRRLLLRIQELEIQARAHGLPSMATALGTVELSSHLLKQQQQQPLAPQSQQGPQPPLYQEELNGEYLQRTSMPAMTTGGVTGVTDQGQGVVDGSTTFSDPLSHFTDFFSATLKEEQRLDEILMDNPLSPFGTDPLLSAGSPEASKDSSHRSSFSSDDDDL
- the LOC118392309 gene encoding transcription factor EC-like isoform X5, translated to MRMPHLSDCSYYKMRDGARVSNVQSHLEGSKFHLHQAQSQQVKQYLTLGSKLAGGQGGHPHPTAQGGQLLGTVPVMRNAHMAPLSDGSTPSSPVTLLTLASNHDSEFPMDEVIDDLISLESGFNDGGLDCMDPSIIMQNNVLSSSMLDIYGCEPEHETRVMAKERQKKDNHNLIERRRRYNINYRIKELGTMIPKSNDPDMRWNKGTILKASVEYIKWLQKEQQHARELENRQKKMEQANRRLLLRIQELEIQARAHGLPSMATALGTVELSSHLLKQQQQQPLAPQSQQGPQPPLYQEELNGEYLQRTSMPAMTTGGVTGVTDQGQGVVDGSTTFSDPLSHFTDFFSATLKEEQRLDEILMDNPLSPFGTDPLLSAGSPEASKDSSHRSSFSSDDDDL
- the LOC118392309 gene encoding transcription factor EC-like isoform X4 produces the protein MGQLEIEFQYSNNVADVGETDSKVQSHLEGSKFHLHQAQSQQVKQYLTLGSKLAGGQGGHPHPTAQGGQLLGTVPVMRNAHMAPLSDGSTPSSPVTLLTLASNHDSEFPMDEVIDDLISLESGFNDGGLDCMDPSIIMQNNVLSSSMLDIYGCEPEHETRVMAKERQKKDNHNLIERRRRYNINYRIKELGTMIPKSNDPDMRWNKGTILKASVEYIKWLQKEQQHARELENRQKKMEQANRRLLLRIQELEIQARAHGLPSMATALGTVELSSHLLKQQQQQPLAPQSQQGPQPPLYQEELNGEYLQRTSMPAMTTGGVTGVTDQGQGVVDGSTTFSDPLSHFTDFFSATLKEEQRLDEILMDNPLSPFGTDPLLSAGSPEASKDSSHRSSFSSDDDDL
- the LOC118392309 gene encoding transcription factor EC-like isoform X6; amino-acid sequence: MSRSCVVKVITLTEIQILPVQSHLEGSKFHLHQAQSQQVKQYLTLGSKLAGGQGGHPHPTAQGGQLLGTVPVMRNAHMAPLSDGSTPSSPVTLLTLASNHDSEFPMDEVIDDLISLESGFNDGGLDCMDPSIIMQNNVLSSSMLDIYGCEPEHETRVMAKERQKKDNHNLIERRRRYNINYRIKELGTMIPKSNDPDMRWNKGTILKASVEYIKWLQKEQQHARELENRQKKMEQANRRLLLRIQELEIQARAHGLPSMATALGTVELSSHLLKQQQQQPLAPQSQQGPQPPLYQEELNGEYLQRTSMPAMTTGGVTGVTDQGQGVVDGSTTFSDPLSHFTDFFSATLKEEQRLDEILMDNPLSPFGTDPLLSAGSPEASKDSSHRSSFSSDDDDL